The DNA window GCAAAGGGCGACAGCCGACAACAGGAGAAGGAAGCGGTATGAAAGGTAATAACATGAAACGAGCAGGATTGATCCTCTTCGCGGCAGCCGCATTGATGATGATGGGGGCATGCGGTTACCAGCTCATCGGGGGCAAAGGCATCTATGGAGGCGACATAACGTCGGTATATGTGCCGGTTTTCAAGAATTTGACCTACGAGCCTCATATATCCCAGCCCGTTACGGATTCTTTTTCAAGGGAACTCATATCGACAGGCCTTTTCACGTTGAACTATGAAAAGGCGGACGGGGTCCTGAAGGGCGAGATCATCGACATCACAACATCACCATCGTCTCTGGACGCCACAGGCGTCGTCATTGAGAAATCGGTAAGCGTGACGGTGAGGGTTTCCCTTTCTGAGAAGACCGGTATCCTCGTGAAACAGTTTTCGCTTGGCGATTCAGAGATTTACAAGATACAGAACACTGCCGAGGAATACAACAGGCGGGAGGCCATCCGAAGACTTTCGGCCCGGCTGGCCCGGCGGTTCAGTGCCCAGTTGCTCCTGGAGTATTGATCGCGGCCTTATGCCTGCTGGCTCTTGTGAAGTTTCCGGGACAACCGGGAGATCTTTCTCGCAGCGTTGTTCCTGTGAACGACACCCTTTGAGGCGGCCCTGTCGATAGAGGAAACGGCATCCCTGAAGGTTGTCTCGACCTGCTCCTCTTTCCTGTCGATGGCGCCGATGGCCCGCTTGATCCGGCCCTTCATCGTTGATTTGAAGTGGGAATTTCTGATCCTGCGTTTTTCAGACTGTACGGCTCGCTTGATGGCGGATTTATTCTTCCTCAAAGGTTGTCCTCCTCTTTAAACTTTTCTTTTTTTATCATCCATCGGCCCGAAAGTCAAATGGTTCTGCATTATTGAAAAACCTGTCCCCGCATTGGATCGTTCCCGACACCCGGGTCTTAAGCGCACGAACCGCAACCAAAACGATCCAGCGAGATCCGCGGGACCTTTTCATTGGGGCGGCTATGTTGTGTGATCGAGCGATCAGCAGGCCGTGGACGCTACTTCTTGCCGGCGGCCCTCTTGGACGCCTTGAGCGGGTTGATCTTCTGCTCTTCGGCCTTAGATCCTTTCTTCACGTGGGTTGACATCGAGCAAGAGCCCTTCTGCCATTTCTGAGCAGGATAGGGGAAACTTGAACAGTACTTTCCCGTTTCAAACTCGACTATCCTGGTGCATCCCTCACAGGCCTCGACGACCGTGAAGCATTTCCCTCCACTGTACGAACACCCTGCCTTCTTCATGAACAGGCATTCGATTCCCGGTTTCAATGTTGCGCATACCATAACGGCATCACCTCCTTAATTTATAAAAGCGTATTATGTAACTACATTTTGCGGCTGATTGTCAACATTCCCTGTGAAGCCCGCGAAGTATAATGTGAATTCCGAAGGAATGTATTGACATGGAGGGGCAAAATATTTTAATTAATTATGTTTTGTTCGTACAGAACTTCATGTTGATTTTGGCATGTTTCTTGTAGTATAATAACTATTTTGCTGGTGTAGCTCAATCGGCAGAGCAGCTGATTTGTAATCAGCAGGTTGCGGGTTCGAGTCCCATCACCAGCT is part of the Syntrophorhabdaceae bacterium genome and encodes:
- a CDS encoding PxxKW family cysteine-rich protein, translated to MVCATLKPGIECLFMKKAGCSYSGGKCFTVVEACEGCTRIVEFETGKYCSSFPYPAQKWQKGSCSMSTHVKKGSKAEEQKINPLKASKRAAGKK
- a CDS encoding LptE family protein, which gives rise to MKGNNMKRAGLILFAAAALMMMGACGYQLIGGKGIYGGDITSVYVPVFKNLTYEPHISQPVTDSFSRELISTGLFTLNYEKADGVLKGEIIDITTSPSSLDATGVVIEKSVSVTVRVSLSEKTGILVKQFSLGDSEIYKIQNTAEEYNRREAIRRLSARLARRFSAQLLLEY
- the rpsT gene encoding 30S ribosomal protein S20; translated protein: MRKNKSAIKRAVQSEKRRIRNSHFKSTMKGRIKRAIGAIDRKEEQVETTFRDAVSSIDRAASKGVVHRNNAARKISRLSRKLHKSQQA